One Myxococcales bacterium genomic window, TCGTGCTGTTTCGGAGCCTCGGGCTGCCGACGCACATCGATGAGCAAGCCGTCACGCATCCAACGGAGAGCCTGCCCGACTCGATGAAGCACGAAGCCGAGGCCGACCTCGCTCGTCACCAGGCAGCCTGTCCGCCGGGCATGGTCGAGCGCACGGTGGTGCAATTCGGGGTCGCTTGGGAAGCCATCTGCTCGGCGGCGAAGGCCTTCGACGTGGACCTTATCGTCATCGGTGCGCACGGCTACGGCGGCATTGACCGCCTCCTCGGCACCACCGCCGGCAAAGTCGTCAACCACACCGATCGCTCGGTGTTGGTGGTGCGCTCCAAGCCCTAGGACGCTCGCGCGGCACGCGCGCGTCCACGGTCGTCCTACTCGCCTTCGGGACCGTCAAGTTCGGCGACCCAGAAGGCCCAGACGTCGTCGTCGGAGCCGGCGCCTCGCGCCTTCGCGGCGGAGACCGGCGACCGCGTCTTCTCCGCCTCTTCGGCGATACGGTTCGCGAGGGCAACGACGTCCGCCAGCGTTCGATGCCGCCGGTAGCGAGCTAGCGGCTCATGATGAGAGACCACCGCGTCGTAGAGGACCCCGGGGAGCCCCCACAGATCGAGCAACGCGCCGCCGACCTCGGCGTGCGAAAGGCCCCAGCGCATGCGCTCGACGCAGCT contains:
- a CDS encoding universal stress protein, producing MRRLLVALDASPRTAAVRDAACQLAANIGASLVLFRSLGLPTHIDEQAVTHPTESLPDSMKHEAEADLARHQAACPPGMVERTVVQFGVAWEAICSAAKAFDVDLIVIGAHGYGGIDRLLGTTAGKVVNHTDRSVLVVRSKP